The Mucilaginibacter mallensis genome has a segment encoding these proteins:
- a CDS encoding Hpt domain-containing protein — MSYSKPYNLAMIYAISDNNQEFFEQLISVFADTISKDNELLKETAVKGDWREVGQLAHKMKSSIGHFQVDVLKDTILQLEHYQNSSPDELNAHVRELDRVINDVLVNLKAEFPEIFNQ; from the coding sequence ATGAGTTATAGTAAACCATACAATCTGGCTATGATTTATGCCATTAGTGATAATAACCAGGAGTTTTTTGAACAATTGATCTCCGTATTTGCTGATACTATAAGTAAAGACAATGAATTACTTAAAGAAACCGCAGTAAAAGGCGACTGGCGCGAGGTAGGACAGTTGGCCCACAAGATGAAATCATCGATAGGGCATTTCCAGGTAGATGTATTAAAGGATACCATATTACAACTGGAACACTACCAGAATAGCAGCCCCGATGAACTGAATGCGCATGTACGGGAACTTGACCGTGTAATTAATGATGTGTTAGTAAACTTAAAAGCGGAATTCCCCGAGATATTTAACCAGTAG
- a CDS encoding glycosyltransferase family 2 protein, with protein sequence MRPLSIPHYINTYLNGENFTIDKLPVVNAAYQKLLKGEPEVSIVMPAYNEEATIAPTLASLCNNITNRSVEIIVVNNNSKDNTENLVKACGVTCILETTQGITPARNAGLAKAKGKYILNADADTIYPKDWIEEMIKPLADNDDVAITYGRFSFIPVGSTGRFTYFFYEHFSDLSKLYNKHFKAEAVNVYGFNSGFRREQGLQVDGFNHPPGTNEDGYLALKLNKKGFGKLFRVTSPKAIVWTTDRRIQIDGGMSKGLVIRIKRLFNIK encoded by the coding sequence ATGAGACCGCTGTCTATCCCTCATTACATCAATACTTACTTAAACGGTGAAAACTTTACAATTGATAAGCTCCCGGTTGTTAATGCTGCCTATCAAAAATTATTGAAAGGTGAACCCGAAGTTTCTATAGTGATGCCCGCCTATAATGAGGAAGCCACCATAGCACCTACCCTGGCCTCGTTGTGTAATAATATTACCAATAGATCGGTTGAGATTATTGTGGTTAACAACAATTCAAAAGATAACACAGAAAATCTTGTAAAAGCATGTGGCGTTACCTGTATACTTGAAACCACACAAGGTATCACACCTGCACGTAATGCAGGACTAGCTAAAGCTAAGGGAAAATACATCTTAAATGCTGATGCAGATACGATTTACCCTAAAGATTGGATAGAGGAAATGATTAAGCCCCTGGCTGATAATGATGATGTGGCTATAACTTATGGCCGTTTCTCATTTATCCCGGTTGGCAGCACAGGGCGTTTTACTTATTTTTTTTATGAGCATTTCTCTGATCTGAGCAAGCTATACAACAAGCACTTTAAGGCCGAAGCCGTGAACGTTTATGGCTTTAATTCCGGCTTCAGGCGTGAGCAGGGCTTGCAGGTTGATGGCTTTAATCACCCTCCCGGTACTAATGAGGATGGTTACCTGGCGCTCAAACTAAATAAAAAGGGATTTGGAAAACTCTTCAGGGTAACAAGCCCAAAAGCTATAGTATGGACAACTGATCGCCGTATTCAAATAGACGGAGGTATGTCAAAAGGATTAGTAATTCGGATAAAACGGTTATTTAACATCAAGTAA